The nucleotide sequence GGCTACTCCTcgcttccacaatcgagccatcactcgagccaccggtctagggattcagcttttgacgtcttcatgaaagttgtagagaattgagtcatctttccaatgccgtttatttcaagccaatcggaggtgtggttcaagagttatcatcgttttagtggatacgtatacacccagctcgagccactttcacagaccatgctcgagccattttcactCACACCACTGGAGCCACTCCTACTCATTCCACTCGACCTCACTCTAGGGAGAGACGACACACGACTCGaccgcacatgtcaggaagacgttccgtcttatgcgcttcaggagattcccaaaccgacgcttcaccttgtcgttttaagttttagggatttacatgttttttactataaatacattttgttaagtcttgttttggatatcttagtttttatctcgttttgttcttaaggtttacctagcctccaaaaaacgttctgagacttgtatttccgatatctttgagattattgagattttgcatttgattccttttACAAAGTTGTTCACCTTATTTTTATCCACctaatgatgcttgattcaatgatttATGTGTTTGCATGCTTGATGATGaatttcggatctgagtagtgtagtagttcttgaggatgggatagattaggtggaggatcttaggatgtagagtgtttaagctttgattgtatgactcccttctggactagaattagaaatactagtttctctctgatcaattggaactaggttttagacatctccgcacccaaaaggtgttcgatgaaatgtctgaccaactagtgccagagacttacgttcctagcctaagagattagttgtctaggatgtttgttgacgtgaatgaacttgtttttcatgccatgcttgatcatgtttctctagcgagagctaggattggaagtggttgagtttgagtagcttttgtcaagagattggattagctaagaagtgatgctCATtatttagggatggtttgcttgtgacatgttaaacacgctatagactaggatactccaccgacatcaattactcccatccttaggacttctttctttctgatttttattacattcccggaactgtttcgtttgttcatgcttagaatcgttctcagtttctctcattcttgcttgcttcttgtcatacattttcgtttctgtttctgtaattcatttcattttgtattttgaccattctaggattgttagaaaaactctctcttgaattggcttaacttgtgattgcttgattgcatcttgagtgactagcatcatcccatttggattgacaccttaagtattacaacgcataaggttaattgaacctactaggagaaacaaaaatcttagtatcactTCAATGTTAaacttttgaagaagaagaatccatcttaAGAACCTTGTCTTGACAATTGTTTTCTACATCAAGTATTTGAGTGCAGCATGATCTGTATGAACTATCACCTTCAATCCAACCAAGTAAGAACGAAACTTCTTAAAAGCAAACACTACCGCCAACAACTCCTTCTTCGTTGTTGCATAATTCCTTTGAGCATCACCAAGTGTTCGATTAGCATAGTAAATAACATGAAGCTTTTTATCCTTCATATTTCCTAgcactgctcctactgcaaaaTCATTGGCATCACACATTCCCTAATAAAGGCAAATCCCAATCTAGTGGTTCTACAATTGGAGCACTCACTAACTCTTGCTTAATTCGTTCAAAAGCTAAACGACATTCATCTGTAAACTCAAATTTGACATCCTTTCAAAGTAGAGCTGAACTGGTCTGGCGTTCCTACTAAAATCCTTGATGAAGCGTTTGAAGAACCCTGCATGTCCATGAAAACTCCTCACTGACTTCACACTATCTGGTGGTTGAAGACCTATCAACACTTCTATCTTTGCGCAGTCAACCTCAATACTAGATTCTGAAACCATGTGCCCAAGCACTATACGATCTTCTCCCAATAAAGAACTAAGTGCTTCTCTTCACATCTAGCCAGCACTTTGCAAAGATTATTCAAACAGCTCTTGAATGAAGATACATAAAcagaaaaatcatccatgaaaacctccataTAATCTTCAATCATGTCTATGAAGATATACATCATGCATCTCTAAATTATCGCAAGAGCATTATAGAGACCGAAAGGCATTTTGCGGTATGCAAAAGTATCATAGGGGCAAATGAAAGTTGTCTACTCTTGATCATGGGATGAATCAAAATCTGGAAAAACCCGAAAtaaccatccaaaaagcagtagtatggatgaTTAGCCAACCTCTCAAGTATCTGATGAATAAAGGGTAGCGGTAAGTAATCTTTCTGAGTCACGGCATTCAGCTTTCTGTAGTTGATGTACATGCGGTGTCTGGTGATTGTCCGCGTTGGAATCTgctcattcttgtcattcttcaccactgtAACTCCTCTCTTCTTAGGAACAACATGAAATGGACTAACCCAATTAGTGTCAGAACAGATAGATGATCCCGACATTCAGCAACttcatgatcttcttcttgacaacatcttgaAAATTTGGGTTTAGCCTCCTTTGATGGTCAATTGATGTCTTAGCTCCCTCCTCAAGATGAATCCAATGCATACAAATTGACACTAaaaccaagatcacacaaagatctacCAAACCTGTTAGTGAAGATCGTACAATCGAGAACAAAGTTACCAAGATCAAGAAGCTTCTTTGGAATCTTGTTATGAATGATAGCGTTGACTTGAGctgaaatcatcatcactccCTGCTCAGTATTCAAATCCTTGGTCaccatcctcttcacatatctcctaagcattggagaagtTCATACTACATCAATCAAGGGCATCTCAACAATAAGcttatccatcatagctttTTTACATAGCATCATCTAAATCCTGTTTAGACTTACTTGGGTTCTTAGGAAAGGGAACCTTTGGCTTGTAGTCTCTCTCAGatatcagaatcagaatcagagcTTTCGTAACTTTCGCTTCAGTTTGAACATTTGATGAGGACATTGATAGTCAACTTCccgaagaacccgttctaccaTTTCCTAAAGAACCTGTTCTACCATTTCCTGAAGAATCCATTCTACAATTTCCTAAAGAACCCGTTCTACCAtttcctgaagaacccgttctaccaACAATGATACAAATGCCTAGGACAAGGTTGTGAGCAAAAACCTTAAGGAAACAATTCAACAAGTCCATTGAAAGTCTCCTTACTCTCATTGAGCTAGAAGATTCCAAAGAGAAGACTCAAAACGCATCATTGTTGCCGGTTTTACAATGAATTAAAGAAcccgttcttttcatcattttcgAAGCAATCAATGATTGGCTGGAGCGTGCATGAGAGCTATTACCAAGGCAagtgtttgaattcaaataataaataatggttattttcttgatttgcaGGAATTGGCGGTTGGGTTTTTATGagtcttttatttgtttaggtCCTTAAATTGAGTATGTTATTTTACAAgtttattcctttttatttgtaaatattttgaccctagaaggTCCCCCGCTGCTGGATTGTTATATAAGATCCCTTCTCAGCTTTGTAACCTTTCAagttttatgaaataaaatgagagttttcttagttttcttttgAGGCAGAAGCAACCACCCTTTcctcctttttcttgtttttgattccTTGAAGACTAAGAtttgacttatcatagatcctttcacaaATCTGTGTGGCGTCCTTCACTCCACACatctatctcttcatcttccactGCTACCGAATAGACAGAACAGTGTTAACAACCATTTGTCTATTCACCATCTCTTCACTACATTCCATCTATCATCCAACGAATAGGCAGAATagtgttatcaaccatttgCATATTCCCATCTATCCATGGGGATTCCCTTATCTGGTTCCTATATCATCTGGTATCAGTGCTAAACGCTCCAAATCATGTTTTATCTATCcattttgtttcagtttgtttcCCTTTGTTTGCTTCGGTTTGTGTCTGTTTCAGTTCGTCCCCCCActtcaaattatatatctaGCAGTTTTCCAAATCTGAACTTTTTGACTTCCTGTGCACTTGATCTCTTTTCCTTATCTTACAGAAACATTGTGAACCATGGGAGAACAAGGAGAAGAGGTGAACATGGCTCAGATGCTTACAGCCATTTAAGCCCAACTCCAAACGCCTGGTGATCGTATGACACGAATTGAACAGCTGCCACTTGCACCAAGAGCACCAGTTCGTAACTTACCAAGAGGAAACAATGAGGTTGATGATGTAGATCATTCTGATTCGGAGGAAAAACATCAAGATCTTAATCAACACCAAAGGCCAAAGAGACACTACCAACAAGGCAGGAGAAGAGATGAAGGCAACATAAGAGAAGGAGGCTATGATTTTAAGCTCAATCCGCCAACATTTGCTGAAAAGGTTAAACCTGAAGCATACATTGATTGGGAAAGACGTATGGAGCATATCTTTGGATGCTACAACTATTCCAAACAGAGAAAAGTATCCCTAGCTGCTGCTCAACTCACGGACAATGCCTTAGCTTGGTGGGACAGAGATGTGTCTAAGAGGAGgaggcatatatatataccaatcaGCACTTTGGATGACATGAGGTTTcagataagaaaaatatatgtccCAGCTTATTACCACCAAGAGCTACAAATGGTATAAAGCAAGGATAGGGGTAAAGGTGTTGTAATAGACACTAAAAATGAGTCTAGCCATTCAGAGTTTACAAAGAATGGTAAAAATGGTGTAAACTAAACTCTGAATGTATGATCCATCACATGATTCTCAACCCCCTAAGTGAGATATAATAAGTCCATATTAAATCCAAATAATCAAGGTCAAGCTCAAATCATCTGAATTTCAAAGTGATAGGAATTATTGAAGTGATCaagtcataatttttttaaaacttccaAGTCATCCTTAAACAATGCTAAATGGTCCCAAAGCAATGAATCAAGCTTGGTGAAATTCCCTAAGTAAAGTGTTCTATACCAgcattttgactcaataaacaCACTTTTGACTCGATGAAACAAACTGGCTGACtcaaaagaaagcaacaaaagaaataacCAAAGCAAACAAGATTAGTAGAAAAATGACACTCTTCCCCAGACTTGCTCCACACCGTCTTGTTGTGAAAAAAAGTCCAAGAAAAGATGTCAAACAGACtcaaaagaaatgtaaaagaaaattgtatagtaaaagagagaaatacatggtgggttgcctcccacaaAGCTCTTGTTTCATGTCACTAGCTTGACCGGATTCTTGTGAACTAATGGGTGTGAGCACGAGGACTTGCTCCAAAATAAGGTCTCCAGTCATTCATCTTCAGCTTCAGAACTCTACTCATAACTTCTTTCACAGCTTTTTGACCTTTTCCTTTCAACTCTGAAGTTAGAATATTCATAGCTTTGGAAAAAGGTTTCGAGGTACCCTTACACTGCACCTTATACTCTATAGTATCTCCAACACACTTTAAAGGTGTCAAGGTTATATGAGGATCTTCTTTGATGTAGCACCAATATTTTCTGTTGGAATTTGAGGTCTCCATCTAGGACTTCTTTGACCTCACTCCAACCAATGCATGTCTTCACATACTTATCCCCATGATCATCAATAGTTTCAATTGAAAAGGCTTGTCTTCCAATAGTAGGTTTTTTCAACAATCTTTTCATGTCAAACTCCTGAGTGTGATCACCAATCTGCAAGTGAATTTGCTGCTTTTTTACATCAATCATAGTCCCAGTGGTATGGAAAAATGGGCGACCAAGAATGAGAGGATCATTTGGTTCTTTTTCAAGCTCCAAAACCGTGAAGTCAGTTAGGATATATAAGTTCCCAACTCTAACATGCACATCTTCCACCAATCCAACTTGAGATTTCTTAGAACGATCAGCAAGCACTAAGTAGATCCTTGATGGTTTGAAATTGGTGATTCCCAAACGCTCTGACACAGAAAGCGGCATCAGATTAACACTAGCTCCCAAGTCACGTAAACATCACTCAAACATGAATCTCCTAATTTGGTAAGGTAGTACAAAACTCCCTATTTCTCCAGGCTTCTTAGGAATCTCAATCGGGATGATGGTATTGCACTCAGCACTAACCATCTCTGTCTCCTCTTTCAAGTGTGCCATTGCAAGGATTTTTTCCTTGTtcctttgatgttttttttctgcTCCTCAAAATGGACATATGCCTTCCCATTTGAAATCATCATGACTCCTTCTTCAATGCTCTTCTTGTTAGATAAGACATCCTTCaaactttttgtaattttttgtattctttattgACTATAGGAATGGGAGTTTGATGTGAAACTCTTTCATAACTTCATCATGGCGAGCTTTCTCTTTTTCAGCTTACCTCTTAGCTTCCCTTAGACGATCTGGAAATGGGAGCCTAGGAACATATGGTGGTGGGGCAACATAGGGTGGCTCACCTTCCTCTTTGGCTAGATAACCAGCTAAAACTTCCCTCTCAACAATAATGTTAGCAATTATAGCTTCCTCAAAGCCTCTCTCAGCAACTTCTTCAGGTTCTTCTTGAATCATTACAGCATTACAATGCTCCTTATTTTTGGGTTCAGTTTTTCCAGGTAAAACACCTGATGGTCGCGTAGAGGTAGATGAAATTTGAGCTACTCGGTTCTCAAGAGTTTTAACATGTGAAGATAGTGCTGTGAACTTCCCATTTCTCAACATTATTGCTCCGGTAAGAGAGGTTGGGGTGGTTCCTGTAGCCCTGGTTGTAACAATTGTTCTGATAGTTACCTTGACCATTCACGTAGTTCAACTCGGCTTGCAGCTCCTCAGAACCATCCCTAGCACGCTCTTGATAAACTTGACCCTCTCCTAAATCATCACAATAATTCACACTTCTCTGATCTCTCTTTAAAAGTTGCTCCACTTTTACAGTCAACTCAGCAATCTGCTTTGATTCTCCTCCTCCAGTACTTCTCACTATCCTATCATAATCAACACAATGATTACTGTTACTGGCAGCTAAGTTCTCTATTAAAATCTGAGCCTCTCCTTCGGTTTTGGTCATGAAATCCTTATTGCTAGCTGTATCTAATGCCATCTTGTACCTCTCATCAACTCCTCTGTAGAACGTGTTGATGAGTGATTCTGGAAAGACTTGTGGAACGACTCACTAGCACTCTGCTGAAAGCTTGAAATCTTGTTCCTGAGAAGAGTAGTCTTTGCCTGGGTGAAATAATGCACTAAGAAAGCAGCCTTATACTCATCCCATGTTCGAACATTATCTCCCTTCAATGACTTAAACCATCGATGAACTTTATCACTCAGTGAAAATGAGAACAATCTGCATTTTACAGCATCATCAAGCACCCCATTCATTCTCGTCGTACCATATATCCTCAAAGTACTCCAAATAGTAAACTGGGTTCTCCGACGGTGGACCATGAAACTGATTTTGCTTCACAAGAGCTAACAGTGTTGGTTTGGTCTCAATATCATTTCTAGCGATTGGAGGATGTTGGACACCTCTTCGGTACATCTCAGCGTTgggacactacaagaaaacaggcaatTTACGACTGCATTTATATTCGTTTAGTAGTCGCTATTTCATAAATTACGACTATGTTACAACTAATCACTGTTGTCGTAAAACGTTAGTCGGTAGGAAATTCAGTCGTAATTTAGTCGGTAAATAGCGACTACTTTACGACTAATTGACGTAGTCGTAAAAGTAGTCGTAACATAGTCGTAAATTTTTACGACTGTTTTGTGACTAAGTTACgattaataaaaatgtgaaCAGTCGTTGTGTACAGATAGTCGTAAAGTAGTCAGTAAACATTTACGACTATTTGCTGACAGTTTAACGATTAATGCGATGTGAAGGAGATTAGTTTGAGAATAGTTGTGATATAGTCGTCAAATGTAGCGACTACTTGGCTACTACGAGACGACTATTTGACGACTGTGTTGCGACTATGTTAATCTAGATTTAATGACTATTTGAAGACTATAGGGATTAAAAAccagaatctttttttttttttttttgcttataactcaaatttataatcaaagaaagccttaaaatttgcatttttaattaccaaaagtTAACCATAATTGTAATTAGTACACCACATAAGCcattacaaaaagagagaacCATATTTTTGTCacaaccaaaagagagaacCTAACACTATGATTCTCTTAAGTGATAAGGAAGAACACATCATCCCAAATTGTCAAGTTCATTAGAgtaagaaatagagagagataagtAGCCTAAGAATTAACCTAAGGAGGAGATGCTCTTGTAAATAGGAGGGTCGATGGATGCATCACTTGATTCAGACTCATGGAACTAGAGAAAGGCCGGATCAAGTTTCTGCATGAACTTTTCCAAGCgatctatcttcttctgttgctcAGCCACAACTTTGGAATGTTCTGCTTCACAAGCAGCAAACTCAACATCACGTTTTGTCGCATAAGCAACTTGTTCTTCAATGATCCTTTGAGCTTCCTTCATTTGCTCTTGCAATGCTACAAACGATGATGACTGTCCATGTTGATGATAGTTGTTGCCATTGAGAAGAGCCTGAAGATGATCCTTGAGGCTACCGAGCCCAAAAATATTACCTCNNNNNNNNNNNNNNNNNNNNNNNNNNNNNNNNNNNNNNNNNNNNNNNNNNNNNNNNNNNNNNNNNNNNNNNNNNNNNNNNNNNNNNNNNNNNNNNNNNNNNNNNNNNNNNNNNNNNNNNNNNNNNNNNNNNNNNNNNNNNNNNNNNNNNNNNNNNNNNNNNNNNNNNNNNNNNNNNNNNNNNNNNNNNNNNNNNNNNNNNNNNNNNNNNNNNNNNNNNNNNNNNNNNNNNNNNNNNNNNNNNNNNNNNNNNNNNNNNNNNNNNNNNNNNNNNNNNNNNNNNNNNNNNNNNNNNNNNNNNNNNNNNNNNNNNNNNNNNNNNNNNNNNNNNNNNNNNNNNNNNNNNNNNNNNNNNNNNNNNNNNNNNNNNNNNNNNNNNNNNNNNNNNNNNNNNNNNNNNNNNNNNNNNNNNNNNNNNNNNNNNNNNNNNNNNNNNNNNNNNNNNNNNNNNNNNNNNNNNNNNNNNNNNNNNNNNNNNNNNNNNNNNNNNNNNNNNNNNNNNNNNNNNNNNNNNNNNNNNNNNNNNNNNNNNNNNNNNNNNNNNNNNNNNNNNNNNNNNNNNNNNNNNNNNNNNNNNNNNNNNNNNNNNNNNNNNNNNNNNNNNNNNNNNNNNNNNNNNNNNNNNNNNNNNNNNNNNNNNNNNNNNNNNNNNNNNNNNNNNNNNNNNNNNNNNNNNNNNNNNNNNNNNNNNNNNNNNNNNNNNNNNNNNNNNNNNNNNNNNNNNNNNNNNNNNNNNNNNNNNNNNNNNNNNNNNNNNNNNNNNNNNNNNNNNNNNNNNNNNNNNNNNNNNNNNNNNNNNNNNNNNNNNNNNNNNNNNNNNNNNNNNNNNNNNNNNNNNNNNNNNNNNNNNNNNNNNNNNNNNNNNNNNNNNNNNNNNNNNNNNNNNNNNNNNNNNNNNNNNNNNNNNNNNNNNNNNNNNNNNNNNNNNNNNNNNNNNNNNNNNNNNNNNNNNNNNNNNNNNNNNNNNNNNNNNNNNNNNNNNNNNNNNNNNNNNNNNNNNNNNNNNNNNNNNNNNNNNNNNNNNNNNNNNNNNNNNNNNNNNNNNNNNNNNNNNNNNNNNNNNNNNNNNNNNNNNNNNNNNNNNNNNNNNNNNNNNNNNNNNNNNNNNNNNNNNNNNNNNNNNNNNNNNNNNNNNNNNNNNNNNNNNNNNNNNNNNNNNNNNNNNNNNNNNNNNNNNNNNNNNNNNNNNNNNNNNNNNNNNNNNNNNNNNNNNNNNNNNNNNNNNNNNNNNNNNNNNNNNNNNNNNNNNNNNNNNNNNNNNNNNNNNNNNNNNNNNNNNNNNNNNNNNNNNNNNNNNNNNNNNNNNNNNNNNNNNNNNNNNNNNNNNNNNNNNNNNNNNNNNNNNNNNNNNNNNNNNNNNNNNNNNNNNNNNNNNNNNNNNNNNNNNNNNNNNNNNNNNNNNNNNNNNNNNNNNNNNNNNNNNNNNNNNNNNNNNNNNNNNgaaaaaaaacaaagttactcACCAAGCCTTGTTTGACTTGTTGATAAGATGTTGGCCCAGATAAGTGCATGTGAGGaccgagaccattacggtcTGACATGCGAGCTTTGGAATAGATTCGACTCCTttcttgtgcttcttcagtctcCCACTGAGCAACCATTACTTTCCACAGGTCACCCTCGATCCATCTAGGTTGCACTTGACTAGTCCTAACGTCGCTAACCATGTTTTTCATCCGTCGTTGGCATATCTCATAGAAATACGCTTGCACTGTTCCTGTTATTAAAGGATCCCAAGTGTGTGTTTTctatgaaaaaggaaaatagaattaTGTTAGTGAACAACAACTTAATCAAAACCTATCTATGAATGAAACCTCGGAACATAAAACTATACCGCAAACTCAAGGAAGTATCTTTCTCGTCTATCCGGAGGTACACATGACCAATTGTAGTATggaccatcaaatttgtttgtaaaaactcTAGTAATCTTCCGAACCAGTGCTGATCTTGCATCACGAGTAAACCTCACATAACAAAAGAATCAAGTCAGTTCTTTGACAGACATGAAACACTGAAAcatggttgacaaaaaatagAACACGGTTGTAAGTCTAAATAATTTACAAACTAGAACACGGTTGTTTCAGAATTTGTTTCACAACTAACTAGAACACGGTTAGTTAAAATCGTTTACTACACACTGAAACAGACATTAAACACATTCACTCGTTTACTACAATCTGAAGCCAACCAATAACAGACATGAATCCCTAAGAGTATTTACTACAATCAGACAACAAAAATCAACCAACTAACTAGAACACGgttgtaaattatgaaaaagtaGACATACCAAGTCGTGTTAGGCTTCGGTTCCGGAGAGAGGACGGTGGTGAACTTATGACGGTCCGGCACCATAAGTATCGCGTTTAGAGCCCTCAACGTGTCCTCC is from Camelina sativa cultivar DH55 chromosome 20, Cs, whole genome shotgun sequence and encodes:
- the LOC109131254 gene encoding uncharacterized protein LOC109131254; protein product: MPLVKKPGRKRNVASNASLRPGGSNPSSKVRRLNPLPPQYNFTPAAVNPTPPTPQEEVRVSPQLSTSAAPQVRNYPPPQVLFQNSVNRVGLEHPSRSSTEVMNNPPVQSNPLEDFARSPNAASHAQSHPSSQGHNFAESDPMPELQEDTLRALNAILMVPDRHKFTTVLSPEPKPNTTWFTRDARSALVRKITRVFTNKFDGPYYNWSCVPPDRRERYFLEFAKTHTWDPLITGTVQAYFYEICQRRMKNMVSDVRTSQVQPRWIEGDLWKVMVAQWETEEAQERSRIYSKARMSDRNGLGPHMHLSGPTSYQQVKQGLCPNAEMYRRGVQHPPIARNDIETKPTLLALVKQNQFHGPPSENPVYYLEYFEDIWYDENEWGA